In Gaiellales bacterium, the DNA window CAGCCAGCGGCTTGATGCCGGCGCCCAGGCCGAGCAGGAGGCCGTCGTCGGTCACCGCCGGGCTGGAGGTGATGAAGAGCGGCACGCCCCTCTCGGGCGCCTCGATCGTCTCGAGCTCGTCGCCGTAGGGATCGAGCACGGCGCCCAGCCGGCCGCCGGCGGGCACCTCGTCGCCGACCCGCACCGACGGCTGCCACCAGCCCGCCTTCTCGGAGCGCAGCCAGATGAAGCGGTCGACGGTGTGCTGGGGCTTCGGGGCCGGCTCGACCACGCCCTCGAGCATCCCCAGCGCGCGCATGACGTTGCGGCAGCCCGCGACGTGGGCGGCGACCGCATCGGCCTCGAGCAGGCCGCAGCCACCGACCTCGGCGGTGATGGCGGGCACGCCGACGTCGGCCGCGGCCGCGCTCGTCGTGCCGCCGATCGGCGCGCCCTCGCGCTCGGTGCGAACGATGTAGGGCAGGCCGAAGGCGACCGCCATCACCCGCGCGGTCTCCTCGACCGGCGAGCCGTCGTAGAGCGCGAACGGCTCGAGCGCCTCGACCATGTCGCCGCCGTGCAGGTCGACCAGGGCGTCCGCCGGGGCGATCACCTCGTCGTGGACGTGATACGCGAGCTGGTCGGAGTACGTCCCGCGCAGGTCGCCGGGGAAGCACCGGTTCAGGTTCTTGCCGTCGGCGGGCGAAACGAACGGCGTCCGCTGCCGGTGGGACTCGAGATTCACGATCGGCACCGCGGTCACCCGCCCGCGCAGCTCGGCCGGGTCGAGCCCGCGCATGAGCTCGACGGCCCCGGAGATCGACGAGTACTCGCACCCGTGGATCCCGGCGATGATCGCCAGGTGCGGCCCGTCCTGCGCGCCGCGGGCGTCGAAGTACGGCCACTCGAGGTGCCGCAGCGCCGGCGCGCCGAAGCGGAGCGTCTGCCGGGAGATCGTTCCCGGCCCGGCGCTCACCCCTCGACGCCCCGCGTCAGCGCGACGATGGTGACGAAGGTGCGGTAGAGCTGGAGCGGGTCGTCGTCCTTCACGGCGATCGACCGCGGGGAGGAGCGGACGACGCCGCGGATGGCCGTCGCCGCCTCGGCCATGTCGGCCGTGAGGAACGTGATGTCGAGCGTGGCGGGCAGGTCGATCTGCGGCGGCCCGATGTCGTCCAGCCGTCCGATCGCGGCGCGGGCGCCCGCCTGGATCAGCTCGCAGGCCCGGCGCGGATGCAGGCTCTCGGCGGCGAAGCGGCTCACCGACCGCTTGACGACGACCGCCTCGATCGCCGGCGCGAAGGTGCGGGCCTCGTCGGCGGTGGCCTGGTCGCCGCTGATGAGGGCGACCGGCACGCCGTGGTGGAGCGCGACCAGGGCGTTCAGCGCGCTCTCGCCGACGATCGCCCCGTTCAGCTTGACCTCCCAGATCGCGCCCGGGTTGTACGTGTGCGCCAGGATCGCGCGCTCGTGGCCGATCGAGCCGTGGTAGGCGATGAAGAACGCGGCGTCGAAGCTCTGGTCGAGGCCCTCCATCATGTAGAGCGGCTTGTAGCGGCCCGACAGGTAGGAGGCCTCGCGGTGGATCGCCGCCGGCGGCAGGTTCGCCATCGTGGCGTGGGCGTCGTTCACCAGGAAGTCGGTCGCGCCGGCCTCGCCGGCGCCGTCGATGGCGGCGTTGATCTCGGCGAGGAGCAGCCGCCGGCCGACCTCGTACTCCGAGCTCGGGCCCAGCACCTGGCCCCAGTCGACGATCCCCGCGGTGCCCTCGATGTCCGTCGACAGATAGACCTTGGCAGCGCTCACGCGCGCTCCTCCCCGACGCGGGCGACCGCGTCCATCTCGACCAGCATGCCATCGAACAGGAACCCGCCCGCCACGATCGCGGTCGACGCCGGGTAGGGCGGGGCGAAGAGCTGGCCGCGGACGCGCTTGAACGCGTCGTAGTCGGATGCGCGCGCGAGGTACACGGTCATCTTCACGATCGTCCGAAGCGACGCGCCCTCGGCCTCGAGCACCGCGGCGACGTTCGCGAACGCCCGCCGGATCTGGGCCTCGGCGTCGTCCGGGTCGACGACTGCGCCGTCCGCGCCGAAGCCGCCCTGCCCGGCCGTGAACACGAGCTCGCCCTCGGTGACCACGGACTGCGAGTACTGGTACTCGGCCGCGAACGGGAAGGGGTTGCGTCCGGCGCGATTCACGGCCGCGGATACTACAAGGGTGGACGAGCGCGGGCGGCTTCCCGATCTGGACGCGCTGCAGCGTGCCCTGCGGCCGTGCCGGAGGTGCGTCGCGGCCGGGATCCGGGTGGAGTCGATGCCGGTCGTGAGCGGCAGCCGCGACGCCGACGCGATCCTCGTCGGGCAGGCTCCCGGCATCCGTGAGGCCGACAACCTGACGCCGTTCAGCGGGCCTGCGGGTCGGCGGCTGCGCGAGTGGCTCGCGCCCGCCGGCCTCGGCGACGAGGAGTCCTTCTACGGCCGCCTCTACGTCGCCGCGGTCGTGCGCTGCTTCCCCGGGAAGCGGCCCGGCGGCGGCAGCGACATCCGTCCGTCGCCGGCCATGGTGCGCGAGTGCGTGCCCTGGCTGCGGCGCGAGCTCGAGCTCGTGCCCGCGCCGGTCGTCCTCTCGGTCGGCACGCTGGCGCTCGAGGAGCTGGCGCCGGGCGTCCGGCTCGACGACGCGGTGGGCGCCGAGCTCCAGATCGCGGACGGCCGCCCGCTGCTGGCGTTGCCGCACCCGTCGGGCGCGAGCCCGTGGCCGCACATGCCGGGCAACGCCGAGCGCCTTGAGCGGGCGCTGCGGATGGTGGCTGAGCGGCTCGGGCCGTAGCGGCTCGGGCGGTACCGGCAGGCGGAGTCGGTGGGCAGCGGGTTTCGCGCCACTTTCAGGACGCATGAACTGACACTTGTCGCATGCTGCTGGCGACAAGTGCCAGTTCCAGCAGGCAAACCCGCCCGGAACTGCGGGGCCTACGCCTCCGCCTCAGGCGGCTGCACGACGTGCTCGCGCTCGGCGTCGGCCCAGCCTTCGGCGCGCACGACCTCGAGGAGCGCCCGCACGCAGTCGGGGTCGAACTGGGTGCCGGAGCAGCGCTCGATCTCGGCGACGGCCTCGTCGTGGCGCAGCGCCTTGCGGTAGACCCGGTCCTCGGTCATCGCGTGGAAGGCGTCGCAGACGCCGATCACGCGGGAGCCGAGCGGGATGCCTTCGGCGGCCAGGCCGTCCGGGTAGCCGGCGCCGTCGAAGCGCTCGTGGCTCGCCCGGACGAGGGGGACGAGCTCGGCGAAGTGGGGGACGGGTTCGAGGATCCGCGCGCCGATCTGGGGGTGGCGCTGCATGACGGTGGCCTCTTCGGCTGAGAGCGGGCCGGGCTTGCGCAGGATCGACTCGGGGATGCCGATCTTGCCGATGTCGTGCAGGAGCGCGCCGAGCCGGATCAGGCGGGCGTCGGCCGGCGCGATCCGCAGCTGGTCGCACACGGCGCCGGCCAGGTCGGCGATCTCGATCGCGTGGTCGTTCGTGTAGGCGTCCTTGGCCTCGAGCGCCGCGGCCAGCGCGCCGAGCGTCGCGAAGTAGGCCTGCTCGAGCCGCTCGCCCATCCGCTTCTGCTCGACGACCTTGCCGGCCTCGGCGGCGAGCGCCCGGCACAGCCGCACCTCGACGCCGCCGAACGAGCGCTGCCGGGTGTCGTAGATCTCGATCAGCGCGTAGGGCTCGTCCTCGACCGTGAGCGCGAACATGAGCAGCGAGCGGAAGCCGAGCTGGCGCACCCGGCGGACCTCGGAGGGGTCGGCGTCGGCCTCGTCGACCCGGACGACGACCGGCACGCCCTGCTCGACCGCGTCGGCCGTGCTCGGGTAGTCCTCGAGCAGGTACTCCTCGGCGGCCGCGTCCCAGGCGTGGGGCGGCCGCGCGTAGCCGGCCAGGTCGCGCACGGCCGCGGCGTCCATGTCGATCGAGGAGACCATGCACGCCTTCGCGTCGACGAGCTCGCACAGGCTGCGCGCGAGCACCGCGAGCATCTCGGCGACGTCGTCGTGCGTGAAGAGCGCCTGTGCAGCCTCGAACACGCCGAGCGCCGGCTCGAGGTGCTCGGCGGCGATCCGCGCGACCGGCGGCTCGAACGGTGGTTTCTCGCCACGGGGTGGCATCCGGTTCAAGTTCGCTCCGGTTTTAGGGGTTCCCTCTTTCAGCCCGCGTTCTCGTCCCGTACCCGGCGCAGCGCCCCTTCGATCACGCCCGCCTCGTCAGCGGAGAGGTGGCCCAGGAAATGCTCGGCGACGGCGGCGCGGTGATCGGCCCGTGCCCGCCGGTAGACGGCGTCCCCGGCGGGCGTCAGCGTCACGTGGACGACGCGGCGGTCGTCCGGGTCGCCGCTGCGCTCGACGAGGCCCGCGCGCGCCATCCGGTCGACGAGGCCGGTGAGCCCGCTCTTCGAGATCACGACGGCCCGGCCGAGTTCGCGCATCGTCAGCCTCCCCCCCGGCGCGGCGTGCAGCTGCAGCAGCACGTCGTACCAGCGCAGCGAGAGGCCGTGGCTCGTCTGGAGCGCCGCCTCGAGCCGGGCGCACACGGCCGCGTGCGCCTCGAAGAACATCTGCCATGCCGCCCAGTGCTCGGGGACGGGTTGCGTCTTCGTCGCCACGGCGATATCGTACCCAAGCCAACTGTTCGCATACGTACAATCTTCGGAGGAGGTTTCCATGTACGCGCAGGTGATCACGTTCGAGGACTCGCCCTCGGATCTCGAGGACGGCATCGCCCACGTGCAGGACGAGGTCGTGCCCGCCGCCGCAGCCACCGCCGGCGTCCAGGGGCTCTGGCTCGTCGACCGCGAGACCGGGCAGCGGCTGAGCGTGATGCTCTTCGCGGACGAGGCGACGGCCGAAGCGATGTTCGCGAGGGTCGGAGAGCGGCGGGCCGCCGATCCCGGCCGCAACCGGCCCAAGCCCACCGGCTCGCACCGCTACGAGGTGTACGCGCAGGTGTCCGGCGGCGCCGTTCCCGCCTGATAGGGTCGCGCCGCAGCTCGACCACGCCGTCGAGGGAAGGGGCGCCGGACTGATGGCATCGCTCGTGCTCGGCTACGACGGCTCGGCGTGCGCGAACGCGGCCCTCACCGCGGCGGTCGAGAGCGCGAAGGCCCACGGCGACGGGATCGTGGTGGCGTTCGGCGCCGGCGTCCACCCGGCCGGGGAGCACTCCGACCGCCAGAAGCTGGCGCGCCAGATGGGCGACGACTGGGCCGAGGAGGCGCTCTCGGCCATCCGCAGGCAGGGCGTCGAGGATGCCGAGGCGGTCGTCGTCGACGCGCGCCCGGCCGAGGCGCTGCTGCAGGTGGCGAGCGAGCGGAAGGCGCGCATGATCGTCGTCGGCACGCATGGCGAGCGCCCGCTGACCGGCGCCGTGCTGGGCTCGGTGCCGCACCGGCTCCTGCACCTCTCCCGGGTGCCGGTGCTGGTCGTGCCCGTCCGGCCGTGATTCCGCGCACCGCCGCCTAATCCCCCCGCATATGCGGCCGATCACGGGGCTTGAGGTCCCTACCCCGAACGACCTCCCCGTGATGTCCGATACGCCGTCGCACAATCTGCCCACCGCGGCCGAGGCCGCAGCCCTGCTCGTGGAAGCCTCCGCGTTCGACGTCGACACGGACCGGGGCGAGACGATCGAGATCTGGACGATCGCGAGCGACGGCAACACGGTCACCGGCAGCGGCCCGCGCCTGTCGGTCGCCGGCGGCATGGCGATCTCGTGCCGGCTCTCGCACGACGGCCAGCCGATCCAGGTCGACGCGGTCATCGACGAGGCCGAGTTCCGCTCGCAGTCCCGCGCGTCGCTCATCCTGCGCGTCGTCGGCGTCTCGGCGCACGGCTACCGCCGCCGCACCGAGCGGCTCGCGGTCAGCTCCGCCGCGTCGCTGCGCGCGGTCATCTGCGACCGCGTCGTGCCGGACGAGGTCATCCCGGTGACGCTCACCGACCTGAGCGACGCCGGCGGCGCGATGAACCTGACCGAAAACCGCCTGCGCGAGGGCGACCGGATGGCGCTCACGGCCCGGTTCCTCGAGGGCGAGTTCACCGCCGAGATCCGCATCGTCCGCGTCCACTCGCCGAGCCCTGACGTCTACACCGCCGGCTGCTACTTCATCAGCGTGCCCGCCGCCGCCCAGGCCGTGCTCGAGCGCGTCCTCGCCCGCCTGGCGGGGCACGCGCGGCCCGCGACCGACCTCGGCGCCCTGCGCGATGACCTCGGCGAGGCGGCCGCCAATTCGCTCAAGTCCGAGCCGCGGACTGCCGATGACGCATATTGGACGTTCGCCAAGCGTTCCGCTGCACGCATCCCTCAGGCCAGACGAGCGGCCTGAGCCCACGGCCCGCCGAGGTAGCCCCGCATGTCCCAGCCTGGAACCGAACCCCCCGCCACCACCGAAGCCGGAGCTGGCGACCGCCGCAGCCGCGGTCAGGCGATGGTCGAGTTCACGCTCATCCTGCCGCTGCTCCTGCTGCTGATCCTCGGCATCTACCAGTTCGGGCAGACCTACGCGGATTACATCCAGGTGACGAACGCCGCCCGCGACGGCGGCCGCAAGGCGCTCGTCTCGCGCAGCGACGCGTCCGGCGTGTCCGACGTCATCACGACGGCCAAGAACGCGACCTGGTGGCTCGACAAGAACCAGATCGCGGTCAGCGTCTCGCCGGGCCAGCCGTGGACGACGGGTCAGAACGTGACCGTCACGGTCACCTACCCGTACAGCATCAACCTGCTCGGCCTCGTCGTCGCCTCGGGCACCCTCAAGTCGACGACCACCGTCCGGATGGAGTAGGCGCGGCGCGCCGCTAGGGCGCCCACGCCAGCCGCAGCCGCTGCGGCCGCCGGAACGCGAAGCCGCTCGGCTCGTCGACTTCCACCAGTTCGGCATCCGGCAGGGCCGCGAGCAGCTGCCCGACCGCCGTCACCGTCTCGAGCCGCGCCAGGTGGGCGCCGACGCAGTGGTGCTCGCCGAAGGAGAAGCTGAGCGCGTGTCGGGCATTGCCGCGGCCGACGTCGAACCGCAGCGGATCGGCGAAGACCGCCGGGTCGCGGTTCGCGGCGATCACGGACACGCCGACGAACTCGCCGGCGCCGATCGCGACACTGCCGATCTCGAGCGGCGCCTGCGTCCAGCGCTCCATGAAGGCGACCGGCGGGATCATCCGCAGCGCCTCGTCGACCGCGCCCGCGAGGACGGCCCGGTCGGCTCGCGCCGCCGCCAGCGCGGTCGGGTGGCGCAGGAGCAGCAACATCGTGTTCATCACGGCGCCCTGGATCGTCTCGATCGCCCCGAACATGATCACGCGTAGCTGGGACGCGATCTCGGCGTCGGTCATCCCGGCGCCGGGGTCGTTCGCGACCTGCGAGGTGACCGAGGCGTCCGGCGTCGAGCGGCAGCGGCCGAGCTCGGCGTGGAGGATCGCGTCCAGCTCGGCCCGGGCTGCGTCCGCCAGCCGCTGCGGCTCCGGGTTGCCGTCGTAGCTCATGGCGCCCGCGAAGGCGTCGTAGAAGGCGTCGATGCGGCGGGCGTCGCCGAGCGAGAGGCCGAGGATCCGGCCCGCCATGGCGATCGCGAAGGGCGCGGCGAAGTCGGCGCCGAGCTCGCACTCACCGGCGGGCCCGATCGCGTCGGTGAGGCCGGCGGCGGTCCGGGCGATGGCGGCGCCGAAGAGGTCGGTGGCCTCGCGCATCCGGAACGGGCGCTCGAACGGCGCCCGCATGCGCGAGTGCTCGTCCGCGTCTGATGTGAGCATCATGCGGCCGAGCGACGCCCGCACCAGGTTCTGCTCCGCCTCGACGGTCGTCGCCGCCCGGGGGCTGAGCGCCTCGCGTGCCTGGGGGTGGCCCGTGACGAGCCAGCCGCCGAGCGCCGGCAGCCATGAAACCGGCTCGGCCTCGCGCAGCCGGTCGAGCGCCGCCTCGCCGCCGGCGTCCTCGAGGTCGGAGAAGGTGATCCCGGCGCCGGCCGGGAACCGCTCCTGCCGGGCCGCGTCCGTGCCGGCGTCGACCTCGGCCTGCTGCAGCAGCTCAGCCATCGTCCCACCGTACCATCGCGCCGATGGCGTGCACCAAGCGGGGTCAGACCCCTATTGGTGCGTGGACCGACTCGGCGGCCTAGCGGCCGACCGTCGCGACCAGCGAGCGACTGACGCTCAGGAGCGAGCGGGCCGCCTTCGAGCGCGGGTCATCGGCCACCACGGCGCGGCCGCGGTTGACCGACAGCGGCACCGCCCGGTCGGACGGCAGCGCGTAGGCGATCTCGCGGCGCAGGGCGGCCTCGATCTCGGCGGTGTCGAGGCCGACGTCGGCGCCGGCCCGGTTCATGACGATGCGGACGTCGGGCAGGTCGAGCTCGAGCAGCTCGAGCGTCTCGAGCGCGATGCGCACGCTCCGCACCGCCGGCACGTCCGGCGCGCCGACCAGGAGCAGCGTGTCGGTGTGGTCGAGGGCGAGCAGCGTGGTGGGGGAGAACGCCGCCGCGGCGTCGATGACCACCGCGTCGTAGCCCTCCCGGGCGGTCTCGACGAGCTGCGCCAGCCGCTCGACGGAGACGAGCTCCTCCTCCTCGGGCCGCGCCGGCGCTGCCAGGACGTCGGCGCCGCTGACGTGGCGGGTGACGGCGCGGCCGAGCGCCTCGGCGTCGATCGGCCCCGAGCCGGCGACGAGGTCGAGCATCGTCGCCCGCGGTGCCAGGCCGAGGACGAGGGCGCAGTCGCCCGAGTGCAGGTCGAGGTCGAGCAGCAGCGTGCGCAGCCCCGCCTGGGCGAAGCACACGGCCAGGTTCGAGGCGATCACGGTGCGGCCGGATCCGCCCTTCGTCGAGAAGACGGTGAACACATGCCCGCCGCCGGCCGGGCCCTCGGCCGCGACCGGCATCCTGCGCGCCCGGGCGGCCCGCGCCTTGGCGGCGGCCATGCCCAGCGACTGCGGCGTCTGCGGCAGGCAGAGGACGTCGTCGACGCCGAGCCGGAGCGCCTCCTGGAACCAGCGGATGGGATGCCGGTCGGAGAGGACGACGACGCCCGGCGCGGCCGGGTCGGCCAGCGCGGCCAGCACGTCCGAGAGCAGCCCGTCGGCGTCGTGCGGCAGCATCCACACGAGCACGTCCGGCACGGTGTCGACCACGCGCACCATCCCCGAGCGCTCGAAGAGCTCGCGCAGACCGGGGTGGTCGCTCATCAGCGCCACGCGGATCAGCTCGGGGTGGGGAGGGTGCTCGGGGATGCC includes these proteins:
- a CDS encoding HD domain-containing phosphohydrolase, whose protein sequence is MPPRGEKPPFEPPVARIAAEHLEPALGVFEAAQALFTHDDVAEMLAVLARSLCELVDAKACMVSSIDMDAAAVRDLAGYARPPHAWDAAAEEYLLEDYPSTADAVEQGVPVVVRVDEADADPSEVRRVRQLGFRSLLMFALTVEDEPYALIEIYDTRQRSFGGVEVRLCRALAAEAGKVVEQKRMGERLEQAYFATLGALAAALEAKDAYTNDHAIEIADLAGAVCDQLRIAPADARLIRLGALLHDIGKIGIPESILRKPGPLSAEEATVMQRHPQIGARILEPVPHFAELVPLVRASHERFDGAGYPDGLAAEGIPLGSRVIGVCDAFHAMTEDRVYRKALRHDEAVAEIERCSGTQFDPDCVRALLEVVRAEGWADAEREHVVQPPEAEA
- a CDS encoding cytochrome P450, coding for MAELLQQAEVDAGTDAARQERFPAGAGITFSDLEDAGGEAALDRLREAEPVSWLPALGGWLVTGHPQAREALSPRAATTVEAEQNLVRASLGRMMLTSDADEHSRMRAPFERPFRMREATDLFGAAIARTAAGLTDAIGPAGECELGADFAAPFAIAMAGRILGLSLGDARRIDAFYDAFAGAMSYDGNPEPQRLADAARAELDAILHAELGRCRSTPDASVTSQVANDPGAGMTDAEIASQLRVIMFGAIETIQGAVMNTMLLLLRHPTALAAARADRAVLAGAVDEALRMIPPVAFMERWTQAPLEIGSVAIGAGEFVGVSVIAANRDPAVFADPLRFDVGRGNARHALSFSFGEHHCVGAHLARLETVTAVGQLLAALPDAELVEVDEPSGFAFRRPQRLRLAWAP
- a CDS encoding universal stress protein, with the translated sequence MASLVLGYDGSACANAALTAAVESAKAHGDGIVVAFGAGVHPAGEHSDRQKLARQMGDDWAEEALSAIRRQGVEDAEAVVVDARPAEALLQVASERKARMIVVGTHGERPLTGAVLGSVPHRLLHLSRVPVLVVPVRP
- a CDS encoding M55 family metallopeptidase, giving the protein MSAAKVYLSTDIEGTAGIVDWGQVLGPSSEYEVGRRLLLAEINAAIDGAGEAGATDFLVNDAHATMANLPPAAIHREASYLSGRYKPLYMMEGLDQSFDAAFFIAYHGSIGHERAILAHTYNPGAIWEVKLNGAIVGESALNALVALHHGVPVALISGDQATADEARTFAPAIEAVVVKRSVSRFAAESLHPRRACELIQAGARAAIGRLDDIGPPQIDLPATLDITFLTADMAEAATAIRGVVRSSPRSIAVKDDDPLQLYRTFVTIVALTRGVEG
- a CDS encoding MarR family transcriptional regulator, with protein sequence MATKTQPVPEHWAAWQMFFEAHAAVCARLEAALQTSHGLSLRWYDVLLQLHAAPGGRLTMRELGRAVVISKSGLTGLVDRMARAGLVERSGDPDDRRVVHVTLTPAGDAVYRRARADHRAAVAEHFLGHLSADEAGVIEGALRRVRDENAG
- a CDS encoding AAA family ATPase codes for the protein MNGIPEHPPHPELIRVALMSDHPGLRELFERSGMVRVVDTVPDVLVWMLPHDADGLLSDVLAALADPAAPGVVVLSDRHPIRWFQEALRLGVDDVLCLPQTPQSLGMAAAKARAARARRMPVAAEGPAGGGHVFTVFSTKGGSGRTVIASNLAVCFAQAGLRTLLLDLDLHSGDCALVLGLAPRATMLDLVAGSGPIDAEALGRAVTRHVSGADVLAAPARPEEEELVSVERLAQLVETAREGYDAVVIDAAAAFSPTTLLALDHTDTLLLVGAPDVPAVRSVRIALETLELLELDLPDVRIVMNRAGADVGLDTAEIEAALRREIAYALPSDRAVPLSVNRGRAVVADDPRSKAARSLLSVSRSLVATVGR
- a CDS encoding uracil-DNA glycosylase family protein gives rise to the protein MDERGRLPDLDALQRALRPCRRCVAAGIRVESMPVVSGSRDADAILVGQAPGIREADNLTPFSGPAGRRLREWLAPAGLGDEESFYGRLYVAAVVRCFPGKRPGGGSDIRPSPAMVRECVPWLRRELELVPAPVVLSVGTLALEELAPGVRLDDAVGAELQIADGRPLLALPHPSGASPWPHMPGNAERLERALRMVAERLGP
- a CDS encoding TadE/TadG family type IV pilus assembly protein, with the translated sequence MVEFTLILPLLLLLILGIYQFGQTYADYIQVTNAARDGGRKALVSRSDASGVSDVITTAKNATWWLDKNQIAVSVSPGQPWTTGQNVTVTVTYPYSINLLGLVVASGTLKSTTTVRME
- a CDS encoding succinylglutamate desuccinylase/aspartoacylase family protein, yielding MSAGPGTISRQTLRFGAPALRHLEWPYFDARGAQDGPHLAIIAGIHGCEYSSISGAVELMRGLDPAELRGRVTAVPIVNLESHRQRTPFVSPADGKNLNRCFPGDLRGTYSDQLAYHVHDEVIAPADALVDLHGGDMVEALEPFALYDGSPVEETARVMAVAFGLPYIVRTEREGAPIGGTTSAAAADVGVPAITAEVGGCGLLEADAVAAHVAGCRNVMRALGMLEGVVEPAPKPQHTVDRFIWLRSEKAGWWQPSVRVGDEVPAGGRLGAVLDPYGDELETIEAPERGVPLFITSSPAVTDDGLLLGLGAGIKPLAERTKRGQTPFGAGEVPQ
- a CDS encoding PilZ domain-containing protein; amino-acid sequence: MSDTPSHNLPTAAEAAALLVEASAFDVDTDRGETIEIWTIASDGNTVTGSGPRLSVAGGMAISCRLSHDGQPIQVDAVIDEAEFRSQSRASLILRVVGVSAHGYRRRTERLAVSSAASLRAVICDRVVPDEVIPVTLTDLSDAGGAMNLTENRLREGDRMALTARFLEGEFTAEIRIVRVHSPSPDVYTAGCYFISVPAAAQAVLERVLARLAGHARPATDLGALRDDLGEAAANSLKSEPRTADDAYWTFAKRSAARIPQARRAA
- a CDS encoding RidA family protein; protein product: MNRAGRNPFPFAAEYQYSQSVVTEGELVFTAGQGGFGADGAVVDPDDAEAQIRRAFANVAAVLEAEGASLRTIVKMTVYLARASDYDAFKRVRGQLFAPPYPASTAIVAGGFLFDGMLVEMDAVARVGEERA